The DNA region TTCCTCATCGCATCCCGATTGGCCCTGGCGGCGCGAATCTCCGCCAGCGCTTCTTCGACCTCGAAGTTTCGTTTGCCCATCGTCCACGGCGAAAACGGAATCGTGATGTTGATCATCGCGGTATACCGTTCCTTGTTCATCTCCGTCGGCATGCGCATGTAGTCCCAGCCGACCATGAAATCGGGAAACTTGCGGTTGCGCTGGGCAAGCTCGTACAATTTCTCTCCCCGTTCGACCCCTTCCTCGGCGCCTTTGAGCTCCGGACGGTTGACCAGAGCGAGCTCGGTCAGGTCGGCGAGGCTCGCGGCTCCGTTCGGCACCTCGAGATCCGGCGGCAGCTGGATAGGCTCCGTGGGAGGCCGGTACATCAAGGTGTTGAGCGCGACGGCGGCTGCGCTTCCGCTCTCCTCGGCGAGGATCAGCTGGTTCGTGAGCTCGCTCTGCTCGACCAGAGCTTTGAGCACATCCTGCTGAGCCGCCCTGCCGACCTGATAGCGTGCTTCCGTCGCCCGGATCACGGTGCGGATGATTTCCAACTGCTCGCGAAGGATCTCGGCGCTCTTTCGCGCCATGAACAGCTCCGCATACGCCGTTTTCACCCTGGCGATGATCTCCCTCCGCTTGGCCCGGAGCTCCTGTGCAGCTACCTTGACGTCCTGCTGCGCGATCTTTTCCTTCAATCCCAGCTTGCCGAAGAACGGCAGCTTTTGACGAATGCCGATGAGGTTGGCGTCAGCTCGATCCAGGCTCGTCGGGTGGGAGAAGGGCACTCCCCCGAGCTGAAAAGCGATCTCGGGGTCCTCCAGGTACGGCGCCTGCCGCGCTCGGGCCGCCGCGGCTTCCAGCCGGCGCTCGAGCGTCTGGACCTCGGGGTTCTTCGCGAGGGCCTCGGCGAGCGCCTCCTTGAGGCTCAAAACCTCCTGGGCTCTCGCCGGCCGGCCCGACCCGCCCGCGCCAAAGCACACCACGGCGACCATCGCAAAACAGCAGCGCCTGAACATCGGATCTCCCTTCTCGGTCCTGGGCCCCGTCCGCTATCGTTCGCGGGGGCCGCAATCGGCTGGCCGGCCTAGCCACCATGCACGGCGAGAGCCTGCTCGAGCTTTCGCGGATCGACAGGCTGACCGGCTTTGAGTCGTTCCAGCACATCGTCCATGATTCTCTTGTGCAGCAACATCCTGCCTTTCGGTCCACCGGTCAGGTTCCGGGTTTTCCACTCGCAGTCTTTTTGTGCTTCCTCTAAAAAGGCGATCAACTCTTCGGCGGAGCGGGGAC from Candidatus Zixiibacteriota bacterium includes:
- a CDS encoding TolC family protein; protein product: MFRRCCFAMVAVVCFGAGGSGRPARAQEVLSLKEALAEALAKNPEVQTLERRLEAAAARARQAPYLEDPEIAFQLGGVPFSHPTSLDRADANLIGIRQKLPFFGKLGLKEKIAQQDVKVAAQELRAKRREIIARVKTAYAELFMARKSAEILREQLEIIRTVIRATEARYQVGRAAQQDVLKALVEQSELTNQLILAEESGSAAAVALNTLMYRPPTEPIQLPPDLEVPNGAASLADLTELALVNRPELKGAEEGVERGEKLYELAQRNRKFPDFMVGWDYMRMPTEMNKERYTAMINITIPFSPWTMGKRNFEVEEALAEIRAARANRDAMRNMTLRELGESRAKVQAARRSLQLYKEGLLSQAELSFRAALAAYQTGRVEFVALLEAQRALREARMGYYKATVGLVQSLAELERVVGTDLE